In Acidobacteriota bacterium, the DNA window AGGCGCGCCTGACGGACTGTCAGGCGGGGGGGCCCTCGCCGCGCCCTTTGTGCTTGCGCTAGAGGTTCCGCTCGCTGATTCCGAGCGCCGCGGCCACCTTCGCCCGGTGGCCGCCGAACCGCTCGAGCAGGCGCCGGATGTAGCGTTTCTCCAGCTCGGCCAGGGTGGGCGTGTCGGCGAGCAGGTCGCCCCCGGATGCGGCCGGTCCGTCCCGCAGCTCCGCGGGGAGGTCCTTCACCTCGATCCGGTCGCCGTCGGCGAGGATCAGCGCGCGCTCGATGACGTTCTGAAGCTCCCGGACGTTTCCCGGCCAGTGATAGGCGCGCAGTCGCGCCATCGCCTCCTCCGAGATCGTCACCGGATGCGCCGGCGCGACCGGGAGAGTGCGCGCGAAATGTTCGGCGAGGAGGGGGATGTCCTCCGGCCGGTCGCGGAGCGGGGGGAGGGTGAAACTCACCACGTTGATTCGGTAGTACAGATCCCGGCGGAAGCTTCCCTCCGCGACCATGGCCCGCAGGTCGCGGTTCGTGGCGCAGATCAGCCGCACGTCGACCTTGATGTCGTGCACGCCGCCCACGTGACGGAACGTGCCACGGTCCAGGACCCTCAGGATGCGCGACTGGAGCGGCAAGGAAAGCTCGCCGATCTCGTCGAGGAACACGGTGCCCCCGTGCGCCACCTCGAACAACCCCTGCTTGCGCGTGACCGCGCCGGAGAACGCCCCGCGCTCGTGCCCGAACAGCTCGCTCAGGAGCAGCGATTCCTGCAGAGAGGTGCAGTCCACCACCACGAAGGGCTCGTCGGCCCGCGCGCTGGCACGGTGGATCGCCCGGGCCGCCAGCTCCTTGCCGACTCCCGACTCCCCCTGGATGAGCACGGTGGTGTCGGTGGCGGCGACCTTCTCGATGATCCCCAGGACCTCCGCCAGCGCCTCGCTGCTCCCGACGAAACCGCTGAACCGGTCCTGCCGCGCCAGCTCCCGCTGCAGCATGCGGTTTCGACGGACGAGATCGCGCTTTTCCGCTGCCTTGCGGATCACCGCCTCGAGCTCGTCCAGGTTGCAGGGCTTCGTGAGGAAGTCGTAGGCCCCATCTTTGAGCGTACGGACCGCGGCGTCGATCGAGCCATGCCCGGTCAGCACGATGGTCTCGGTCTGCGGGCTTCGCTCCCGCAGTTCGCGGATGAGCTGCTCGCCGGGCATGCCGGGCAGGTTGAGGTCGACGATCGCGACATCGTAGACGCGCGAGGCGGCCGCCTCGAGCGCGGACTCGGCATCGGGCGCGCCGTCCGCCGCGATCCCTTGCCGGCGCAGCTCCTCCACCAGCACGCTCCTGAGACCCTCGTCGTCGTCGACGAGGAGGAGCCGGATCTCGCCGCGGCTGGTCATCTCCCGTCACCCTCCGGCCGCGACCGCGGCAGCGTCACCGTGAAGCGTGCGCCGCCCCCGGGACGGTTGGCGGCGGTGATCCGTCCGCCCATCTCCGCCACGATGCGGCTGCAGATGAACAGCCCGAGACCGGTTCCCTGGCCTGCGGGTTTCGTCGTGTAGAACGGATCGAAAATGCGCACCAGGTCGTTTTCGGGAATGCCGGGGCCGTCGTCCTCGACATCGATCCGGATGCCGCCGTCCACTGCGCGAGTCGCGACGCGGAGCGTACCCCCGCGCCCCTGCATCGCCTGCACCGCGTTCAGCGCCAGGTTCATCAGCACCTGTGTCACCCGCGCCGGATCGCCGACGAGTGGCGCGAGGCTCGGGGAAAGGTCGGTCTCGCTCCGGATCGCGTGACGCTCCATCTCGTGGGACAGGAGAGCGAGGGCATCGCGAACCGCTCGGTTGACGTCGATCAGGGAGCGGGCACCCCCCGTCGACCGCGAGAGACGGAGGAGCCGGTCGGTGATCGCCCGGCCTCGCTGCGTCGCCCGCTCGATCTGGTCGAGCTCGGCGTCGAGCCGCTCCAGGGGTTCTCCGCCGGTCCCGTCCTCGGCCAGCCGGCGGCGCAGCGCCGTGACGCGGGCGGCGATCACCGCCAGCGGATTGTTGATCTCGTGCGAGAGTCCCGAAGCGAGCAGGCCGAGCGAGGCGAGCCGCTCGGAGTGCACCAGCGACGCTTCGAGCTGCCGGCGCTCGGAGATGTCGCGGCGCACCTCCACCACCTGGATGACGCGGCCGGCGGCGTCCCGGACCGGGGAGGCGTGGACTTCCAACGCCCTCTCGTCGCCCGAGCCGGTGTGCCGGGAGACGACCGCCTTGGCGAGGCGGCCGGTCTCGAAGACGCGGTCGACGAGGCACCCTCCGGCTTCCTCCGGGGAGGGGCCGCGGCAGCAGTCGGCGAGCGGCCCGGCGTCGGCGGGGCGCGCGGCGGTGAAGGCGCGGTTGGCGATCACGATCCGCCGGTCCCGGTCGAGGACCACGATCTGATCGTCCACCGCGTCGAGCACCGCCTGCAGCTCGGCACGCTGCCGCTCGATCCGCCCGAGCAGCCGTTCCAGGTGCTCGGTCATGGCGTTCACCTGGGACCCCAGACGGGCGAACTCGTCCCGCCCGGGGATGCGGGCCCGAGTATCCAGACGACCGCGCGCGATCTTCTGGGTGGTCCGCACGATTTCGTTGAGCGGGGCATGCACCATCCGGTTCAGGAGCAGGGTGAGCGCGACGATCGTCACCGCGAGCATGAGAGCGCCCAATGCGGCGGTGCGACCGAAGCTCGCCGCGATCCGTTTCTCTGCCCCTGCCAGCGAGAAGTCGAACAGCAGCACACCGTTCGTGCGCGCCTTCGGATCGTGGCAGCGGTGGCAGGCGGGCTCGTTGGGGATCACGCTGACCGCCCGCAGCACTCGGCGACGCCCCACTTCGACGATCGTGGTGCGGCTCGTCGCCGGCGCCCGTCCGGCCTCGTGGCAGACGCGGCACATGTCGTCCCGCTCCCGGTCGAAGAAGCGGCCTTCGAAGGAGGGGTCGGAGCTCACCGCCACCCGACCGCTGCGGTCGAGCAGGATGACGCGCTGAACCGCCGGCTGATGGGCGAGACCGCGGATGGTGTCGTCGAGCAGGTGCGGCTGCCGGGCGATCATCGCCGACCGGAGCCCCTGCACCACGATCCGGTCGAGGCTCAGCGTCGCCTCCTCCACCGCCTCGAGCTGCCGCGACCGCTCGCGGGCGTGGAAGATCAGAAGAAAGGGGAGGCCGATCGCCAGCAGGAGGAGCGTGACGGCGCCGGTCAGCCGGAACGTCAGCCGGTGCCGCCACGGAACGGGGGTCGTGCCGTCCATCGCTCCCAGCCGGTTCCGGCGCGGGGCGCCGCCGGCCGCTGCCGAGGTTATCGAACGGGTCGCAGGGTGTCGACCGCCGCAGGCCGGCACCGGCGGGGGAGAGGCGGCGCGCGGAGGGCGGCCCGGCCCCGCCGCCGGGGCTTCCGACCCGGGCCGCTGCGGAACGGCCGCCGGGCCGGCAGCCGCCGCTGGCCGGCGAGGAGGCGGCGGGCTTGCACCACGGCTTCCGCCAGCCGCGCCTGCGGTCGGGCGGCCGCGGAGCCGGCCGGCGCCGTCCGGGAGCGCCTTGACCCTTTTCGCGGGGGTTCACTAGCTTTGGATCGAGGCGTGGGGGCGCCGGAGAGGGCCGCATGGACCGTCGGGAGCCGGCCACCATCCTGATCGCGGATCCCAGCCCGCCGGTGCGCGGGCTGCTGCGCGATACCTTTCTCGACGCCGGCTACGAGGTGGTCTTGGCCGAGGCGGGAGAGCAGGCGCTGCGCCTCGCCGAGCAAAAGCATCCGGATCTCCTCCTCGTCGAGGTCGATCTACCGGGGATGGACGGCTACGCGCTGTGCGCCGCGCTCAAGGCGGATCCCCACTACCGGGAGATTCCGGTGGTCTTCCTCTCGGCGCGGCGCGAGGTCGCGGACCGGCTCGAGGGGCTCCGCGCAGGCGCCGAGGACTACCTCCTCAAGCCGTTTTCCACCGAGGAGCTGCTCCTCCGGATCAACCGGATCATCGCGCGGCGGCGCTCGGCGGGGCCCGCGATGGAGTCCGGACGCACCTTCCTTTCGGGCCACACGAGCCACCTCCCGCTTCCCGACCTGGTCCAGATGCTCTCGATGAACGCGAAGACCGGATGCCTCCGGGTGCTCGCCAGGGAGCTGGGCAGGGTCTACTTCCGGGAG includes these proteins:
- a CDS encoding sigma-54-dependent Fis family transcriptional regulator, with product MTSRGEIRLLLVDDDEGLRSVLVEELRRQGIAADGAPDAESALEAAASRVYDVAIVDLNLPGMPGEQLIRELRERSPQTETIVLTGHGSIDAAVRTLKDGAYDFLTKPCNLDELEAVIRKAAEKRDLVRRNRMLQRELARQDRFSGFVGSSEALAEVLGIIEKVAATDTTVLIQGESGVGKELAARAIHRASARADEPFVVVDCTSLQESLLLSELFGHERGAFSGAVTRKQGLFEVAHGGTVFLDEIGELSLPLQSRILRVLDRGTFRHVGGVHDIKVDVRLICATNRDLRAMVAEGSFRRDLYYRINVVSFTLPPLRDRPEDIPLLAEHFARTLPVAPAHPVTISEEAMARLRAYHWPGNVRELQNVIERALILADGDRIEVKDLPAELRDGPAASGGDLLADTPTLAELEKRYIRRLLERFGGHRAKVAAALGISERNL
- a CDS encoding response regulator, coding for MDRREPATILIADPSPPVRGLLRDTFLDAGYEVVLAEAGEQALRLAEQKHPDLLLVEVDLPGMDGYALCAALKADPHYREIPVVFLSARREVADRLEGLRAGAEDYLLKPFSTEELLLRINRIIARRRSAGPAMESGRTFLSGHTSHLPLPDLVQMLSMNAKTGCLRVLARELGRVYFREGQIVAAFAGRTRGRKALFRIVAWENAHFHFDPDETIDAPAELGPNTQRLLMDAFVAHDELGRLRHELPDRAAEVVATAKGRALLAGDGATADGLERRVLELAEVPVKVGELLDGLDATDLEIARAVVALRRGGALQLAGVAERAAG
- a CDS encoding HAMP domain-containing protein; its protein translation is MDGTTPVPWRHRLTFRLTGAVTLLLLAIGLPFLLIFHARERSRQLEAVEEATLSLDRIVVQGLRSAMIARQPHLLDDTIRGLAHQPAVQRVILLDRSGRVAVSSDPSFEGRFFDRERDDMCRVCHEAGRAPATSRTTIVEVGRRRVLRAVSVIPNEPACHRCHDPKARTNGVLLFDFSLAGAEKRIAASFGRTAALGALMLAVTIVALTLLLNRMVHAPLNEIVRTTQKIARGRLDTRARIPGRDEFARLGSQVNAMTEHLERLLGRIERQRAELQAVLDAVDDQIVVLDRDRRIVIANRAFTAARPADAGPLADCCRGPSPEEAGGCLVDRVFETGRLAKAVVSRHTGSGDERALEVHASPVRDAAGRVIQVVEVRRDISERRQLEASLVHSERLASLGLLASGLSHEINNPLAVIAARVTALRRRLAEDGTGGEPLERLDAELDQIERATQRGRAITDRLLRLSRSTGGARSLIDVNRAVRDALALLSHEMERHAIRSETDLSPSLAPLVGDPARVTQVLMNLALNAVQAMQGRGGTLRVATRAVDGGIRIDVEDDGPGIPENDLVRIFDPFYTTKPAGQGTGLGLFICSRIVAEMGGRITAANRPGGGARFTVTLPRSRPEGDGR